One Lytechinus variegatus isolate NC3 chromosome 11, Lvar_3.0, whole genome shotgun sequence DNA segment encodes these proteins:
- the LOC121423694 gene encoding LOW QUALITY PROTEIN: transcription factor BTF3 homolog 4-like (The sequence of the model RefSeq protein was modified relative to this genomic sequence to represent the inferred CDS: inserted 2 bases in 1 codon), with product MNADKLSKLQKEVRIGGKGSARRKKKVIHKSTTTDDKKLQGSLKKLAVNNIPGIEEVNMIKDDGTVIHFNNPKVQASLAANTFAISGHAENKQLTDMLPSIMNQLGMDGSSFGKPGDGMPIEXTGGKADKPDTIDEEEEDVPELVGDFDAPSKQES from the exons ATGAATGCTGATAAGTTGTCAAAGCTCCAAAAGGAAGTCAGAATAGGTGGCAAAGGTAGCGctaggagaaaaaagaaagtcatCCACAAATCCACAACAACAGATGACAAGAAATTACAAGGATCATTAAAGAAATTAGCTGTAAATAATATACCCGGTATTGAAGAG GTTAATATGATCAAAGATGACGGCACTGTGATTCATTTCAACAACCCAAAAGTACAGGCATCATTAGCAGCCAACACATTTGCAATCAGTGGGCATGCAGAGAACAAGCAGCTTACAGATATGCTTCCTAGTATCATGAATCAATTG GGCATGGATGGTTCAAGTTTTGGAAAGCCTGGTGATGGTATGCCTATTGA GACGGGTGGCAAGGCAGATAAACCTGATACTattgatgaagaagaagaggacGTACCAG AATTGGTTGGTGACTTTGATGCGCCGTCCAAGCAGGAATCTTAG